The window CGGGTAGCCCGCGAGCACGCCGTACTGCATGGCGTCCTGGATACCGGCGTCGACCGACGGGATGTACTCGCGCGGGACGCGACCACCGGTGACCTTGTTCTCGAACTCGTAGAGCTCGCCGGACTCGGTGGTGTCCAGGGGCTCGAGGCTGATCTGGACCTTCGCGAACTGGCCGGAGCCACCCGTCTGCTTCTTGTGGGTGTAGTCGAGCTTCTCCACCGTGCGGCGGATCGTCTCGCGGTAGGCCACCTGCGGCTTGCCGACGTTGGCCTCGACCTTGAACTCGCGCTTCATGCGGTCCACGAGGATGTCCAGGTGGAGCTCGCCCATGCCGGCGATGATGGTCTGGCCGGTCTCCTCGTCGAGGTGGACCTGGAAGGTCGGGTCCTCGGCGGAGAGCTTCTGGATGGCCGTCGACAGCTTCTCCTGGTCGCCCTTGGTCTTGGGCTCGATGGCGACCTGGATGACCGGCTCCGGGAACGTCATGGACTCCAGGACGATCTGCTCGTTCGGGTCGCAGAGCGTGTCACCGGTGGTGGTGTCCTTGAGGCCGATGGCGGCGTAGATGTGGCCCGCCAGCGCCTCGTCGACCGGGTTCTCCTTGTTGGCGTGCATCTGGAAGAGCTTGCCGATGCGCTCCTTCTTGCCCTTGGTCGAGTTCACGACCTGCGAGCCCGCGGCGACGCGGCCGGAGTAGACCCGGATGAAGGTGAGGGTGCCGAAGAACGGGTGGGCGGCGACCTTGAAGGCCAGCGCGGAGAACGGGGCCTCCTTGCTGGGCTCACGGGTCATCTCGACCGACTCGTCGCCCGGCTTGTGGCCCTTCATGGCCGGCACGTCGAGCGGCGACGGCAGGTAGTCGACGACCGCGTCGAGCATCGGCTGGACACCACGGTTCTTGAACGCGGAGCCGCAGAAGATCGGGTACAGCTCGGAGGTCACCGTGAGCTTGCGGATGCCCGCCTTGAGCTCGTCGATCGACAGCTCCTCGCCACCGAGGTACTTCTCCATGAGCTCGTCGTCGGACTCGGCGACCCGCTCCACGATGTGGTTGCGGTACTCCTCGGCCTTGGCCTGCAGGTCCGCCGGGATCTCCTGGATCTCGTACTTGGCGCCCATGGTGACGTCACCCTTGGCGTCGCCAGGCCACACCAGGGCGCGCATGTAGAGCAGGTCGACGACACCGATGAAGTCGTTCTCGGAGCCGATCGGCAGCTGCATGACCAGCGGCTCGGCACCGAGGCGGTCCTTGATGGTCTGCACGGTGAAGTAGAAGTCGGCACCGAGCTTGTCCATCTTGTTGACGAACGCGATGCGCGGGACGTCGTACTTGTCGGCCTGGCGCCAGACGGTCTCGGACTGGGGCTCGACGCCCTCCTTGCCGTCGAAGACGGCGACGGCGCCGTCGAGCACGCGCAGCGAGCGCTCCACCTCGACCGTGAAGTCCACGTGGCCGGGGGTGTCGATGATGTTGATCTGGGTGCCCTCCCAGAAGGAGGTGACCGCGGCAGACGTGATCGTGATGCCGCGCTCCTTCTCCTGCTCCATCCAGTCGGTGGTCGACGCGCCGTCGTGCGTCTCACCGATCTTGTGGTTGACACCGGTGTAGAAGAGGATGCGCTCCGTCGTCGTCGTCTTGCCGGCGTCGATGTGCGCCATGATGCCGATGTTGCGGACCTTCTTGAGGTCCGTCAGGACGTCGAGTGCCACTCGTTTCTCATCTCGCTCGTTGCGTTGCGGAAGTTTCGGGGTGCGCGGTCGGCACGTGCCGACCACGCCGGTCCGGTGTGCCGCGTGCGCGGGGTGCGCACGCGGCATACCGGCGCTGTCACCAGCGGTAGTGCGCGAAGGCCTTGTTGGACTCGGCCATCTTGTGGGTGTCCTCGCGACGCTTCACCGCGGCACCGAGGCCGTTGGACGCGTCGAGGATCTCGTTCATGAGGCGCTCGGTCATCGTCTTCTCGCGACGCTGGCGCGAGTAGCCGACCATCCAGCGCAGGGCCAGGGTCGTGGCGCGGTTCGGCTTGACCTCGACCGGGACCTGGTAGGTCGCGCCACCGACACGGCGGGACTTGACCTCCAGGGTCGGCCGGATGTTGTCCAGCGCGCGCTTGAGGGTCACGACGGGGTCGCTGCCGGTCTTCTCACGGCAGCCCTCGAGGGCGCCGTAGACGATGGTCTCGGCGATCGACTTCTTGCCGTCGAGGAGGATCTTGTTGACCAGGGCCGTCACCAGCGGGGACTGGTAGACCGGGTCGACGACGAGGGGGCGCTTCGGCGCGGGTCCCTTGCGAGGCATTACTTCTTCTCCATCTTCGCGCCGTAACGGGAACGGGCCTGCTTGCGGTTCTTGACACCCTGGGTGTCGAGCGAGCCGCGGATGATCTTGTAGCGCACACCCGGCAGGTCCTTCACACGGCCGCCACGCACGAGCACGATCGAGTGCTCCTGCAGGTTGTGGCCGACGCCCGGGATGTAGGCCGTGACCTCGATGCCGCTGGTGAGGCGCACACGGGCGACCTTCCGCAGGGCGGAGTTCGGCTTCTTGGGCGTGGTGGTGTAGACGCGGGTGCAGACACCGCGGCGCTGCGGCGAGCCCTTGAGGGCAGGGGTCTTGGTCTTGGTGACCTTGTCCTGCCGGCCCTTGCGCACCAGCTGGTTGATCGTGGGCAACCTGTTCTCCGTACGTTGTCGATTGTCTGCGCCTGCGGGCGTCTCGCGACGCGCCCCGGGCGCTCCTTGGTGTTGTCGCCGTGCCCGACCCCCGCACTCGGGTGTGTCGGTCGTGGCGCTCTCCCCTGCACTTCCCACGGCAGACCCTGGCGGATCGGTCGGAGGTTGCCCGGCGAGAGGTGGTGCCGGCCCGGCTACCCCACGTGCTTCCACGGTCGGTGCCTGCTCCGGCGGTCGCGCCCGAGGCAGACCTCAGACACAGTGTTCAAAGATACCGTCTGCGCAGGAGCCGACCAAATCCGTCGGGCGGCGCCCCCGCCGCGGTCCCCCGCACGGCACTCCCCCGCTACAACACCGCGCGCCCCATGCGTATGCCGCCGGCCCACGACCCCTCCCGCGCGGTTCCCCACTTGTTGCCACGTCATGGTCACCGGAGGGCCCACGGGCAGCCCCGGCGACCACCTGGTGGCAACAAGTGGGGGCTTGGGGGCAACGCGGAGGGCGGGTGTGCCGGGTGTCTCCACCCAGCACACCCGCCCTCGTGGCGGTGCGGACCCTCAGTCGAGCCCGAGCTCGGCGTCGTCGAGGCGGATGGCCTCGCCGGAGCCGGGGCCGAACACCGGGTAGTCGTACTCGTAGTTCGGCATCGAGTACATCGCGGCCTTGGCCTCCTCGGTCGGCTCGACCTTGATGTTCCGGTAGCGCGGGAGGCCCGTGCCGGCCGGGATCAGCTTGCCGAGGATGACGTTCTCCTTCAGACCCAGCAGCGGGTCCGACTTGGCGTTCATCGCGGCCTCGGTGAGGACGCGGGTCGTCTCCTGGAAGGAGGCGGCCGACAGCCAGGAGTCTGTGGCCAGCGAGGCCTTGGTGATGCCCATGAGCTCGGGGCGACCCGAGGCCGGGCGACCGCCCTCGGACACCACGCGACGGTTCTCCTCCTCGAACCGGCCACGCTCGGCCAGCTCACCCGGGAGCAGCTCGGCGTCACCCGACTCGATGATGGTGATCCGGCGCAGCATCTGGCGGACGATGACCTCGATGTGCTTGTCGTGGATCGACACACCCTGCTGGCGGTACACGTGCTGGACCTCGTCCACGAGGTGCATCTGGACCGCACGCGGGCCGAGGATGCGCAGCACCTGCTTGGGGTCGATCGACCCCTGCGTCAGCTGGGCGCCGACCTCGACGTGCTCGCCGTCCTGGACCAGCAGGCGCGCACGCTTGCTGACCGGGTAGGCGTGCTCCTCCGAGCCGTCGTCCGGCGTGAGCATGATCCGGCGGGTCTTGTCGGTGTCCTCGATGGACACGCGACCCGACGCCTCGGCGATCGGGGCGACACCCTTGGGGGTGCGCGCCTCGAACAGCTCGACGACACGCGGCAGACCCTGCGTGATGTCGTCACCGGCCACACCACCGGTGTGGAAGGTGCGCATCGTCAGCTGGGTACCGGGCTCACCGATGGACTGGGCCGCGATGATGCCGACGGCCTCACCGATGTCGACCAGCTTGCCGGTGGCCAGCGAACGGCCGTAGCAGGCGGCGCAGGTGCCGACCCGGGACTCACAGGTGAGGACCGAGCGGACCTTGACCTCCTCGACGCCGGCGGCGACGAGAGCGTCGATGACCACGTCACCGAGGTCGATGCCGGCCTCGGCGAGCGTCTGGCCGTCCTTGACCACGTCGGCCGCGAGGGTCCGGGCGTAGACCGAGGTCTCCACGTCGTCGTGCTCGACCAGGGCGCCGTCGGCCGTCTTGCGGGCGATCGGCATGGTCAGGCCGCGCTCGGTGCCACAGTCGTCCTCACGGATGATGACGTCCTGCGACACGTCGACGAGGCGACGCGTGAGGTAACCGGAGTCGGCGGTCCGCAGCGCGGTGTCCGCCAGGCCCTTGCGGGAACCGTGCGTGGAGATGAAGAACTCGAGCACCGAGAGGCCCTCGCGGAAGTTCGCGCGGATCGGTCGCGGGATGATGTCACCCTTCGGGTTCGACACCAGGCCACGCATACCGGCGATCTGCCGCAGCTGCATCCAGTTACCACGAGCACCCGAGGACACCATCTTGAAGATGGTGTTGGTCTTCGGGAGGTTGGACTCCATCTCCTTGGCGACCTCGTTCGTCGCCTGGGTCCAGATCTCGATGAGCTCCTGGCGACGCTCGTCGTCGGTGATCAGACCCCGCTCGTACTGGGTCTGGACCTTGGTCGCCTTGGTCTCGTAGCCCTCGAGGATCTCGCCCTTGCGCGGCGGGGTCACGACGTCGGAGATGGCGACCGTGGTGCCCGAGCGGGTCGCCCAGTGGAAGCCGTAGTCCTTCAGCGCGTCGAGGCTCGCCGCGACCTGCACCTTGCTGTACCGCTCGGCGAGGTCGTTGACGATCGAGGAGAGGCGCTTCTTGTCGACGACCGCGTTCACGAACGGGTAGTCCACCGGGAGCGTCTGGTTGAACAGCGCGCGGCCCAGGGTGGTCTCGACCACGAGCGAGGCGACCTGGCCCTGCTCGTTGGCCTCGACGCCCTCGGGCAGCTCCGTGCCCGGCACCGGGACGACGTCCAGGAGCCGAATCTTCACGACGCTGCCGAGCTCGAGCTCGCCGGCGTCGAACGCCATCCGGGCCTCGGAGACGCTCGCGAACGCGCGGCCCGAGCCCTTGCCGTTCTCCACCTCGGAGGTGAGGTGGTACAGGCCGATGATCATGTCCTGGGTGGGCATGGTCACGGGTCGGCCGTCGGCCGGCTTGAGGATGTTGTTCGAGGACAGCATGAGGATGCGGGCCTCGGCCTGCGCCTCCGCGGACAGCGGCACGTGCACGGCCATCTGGTCACCGTCGAAGTCCGCGTTGAAGGCGGTGCAGACGAGCGGGTGGATCTGGATGGCCTTGCCCTCGACCAGCTGCGGCTCGAAGGCCTGGATGCCGAGGCGGTGCAGGGTGGGTGCGCGGTTCAGCAGGACGGGGTGCTCGGTGATGACCTCCTCGAGCACGTCCCACACGACCGGGCGGGCCCGCTCGACCATGCGCTTGGCCGACTTGATGTTCTGCGCGTGGTCGAGGTCGACCAGGCGCTTCATCACGAACGGCTTGAACAGCTCCAGGGCCATCTGCTTGGGCAGGCCGCACTGGTGCAGCTTGAGCTGCGGACCGACGACGATGACCGAGCGGCCGGAGTAGTCGACGCGCTTGCCGAGCAGGTTCTGGCGGAACCGGCCCTGCTTGCCCTTGAGCATGTCGGACAGCGACTTCAGCGGCCGGTTGCCGGGGCCCGTGACCGGGCGACCACGACGGCCGTTGTCGAAGAGGCTGTCGACGGCCTCCTGCAGCATCCGCTTCTCGTTGTTGACGATGATCTCGGGCGCGCCGAGGTCGAGCAGTCGCTTGAGGCGGTTGTTGCGGTTGATGACGCGGCGGTACAGGTCGTTCAGGTCGGAGGTGGCGAAGCGGCCACCGTCGAGCTGGACCATCGGGCGCAGGTCCGGCGGGATGACCGGGACGGCGTCCAGGACCATGCCCGCGGGCTTGTTGCTCGTCGCCTGGAAGGCGGTGACGACCTTGAGCCGCTTGAGGGCGCGGGTCTTCTTCTGGCCCTTGCCGGTGGCGATGATCTCGCGCAGGAGCTCCGCCTCGGCCTCGAGGTCGAAGGTCTCCAGGCGCTTCTGGATCGCCGCCGCGCCCATGCCGCCCTCGAAGTAGAGGCCGAACCGGTCGCGCATCTCGCGGTAGAGGATCTCGTCGCCCTCGAGGTCCTGGACCTTGAGGTTCTTGAACCGGTCCCAGACCTGCTCGAGGCGCTCGATCTGCTGGTCCGCGCGCTTGCGGATCTGGTTCATCTCGCGCTCGGCGGACTCGCGCACCTTGCGGCGGGCGTCGGCCTTGGCACCCTCGGCCTCGAGCTCGGCCAGGTCGGCCTCGAGCTTCTTGGCACGGGTGTCGATGTCGGAGTCGCGCTTGTTCTCGAACTCCTTCTTCTCGACCTCGATCTGAGCCTCGAGCGAGGGCAGGTCCTTGTGGCGCTGCTCCTCGTCGACCGAGGTGATCATGTAGGCCGCGAAGTAGATGACCTTCTCGAGGTCCTTCGGGGCGAGGTCGAGCAGGTAGCCCAGGCGCGACGGGACACCCTTGAAGTACCAGATGTGGGTGACGGGGGCGGCGAGCTCGATGTGGCCCATCCGCTCACGACGCACCTTGGCGCGGGTGACCTCGACGCCGCAGCGCTCACAGATGATGCCCTTGAAGCGGACGCGCTTGTACTTGCCGCAGTTGCACTCCCAGTCCCGGGTGGGGCCGAAGATGCGCTCGCAGAACAGGCCCTCCTTCTCCGGCTTCAGGGTGCGGTAGTTGATGGTCTCCGGCTTCTTGACCTCGCCGTGGCTCCACTGGCGGATGTCCTCCGCCGTGGCCAGGCCGATGCGCAGCTCGTCGAAGAAGTTGACGTCGAGCACGTGGTTCCTTCTCTCGTGTCTCTAGGTAGAACTCAAGGGGGTGGTCGTCAGGAGGGGCGGTGTGCCGCGTGGCCGGCGCTGGGCGCGGCCACGCGGCATCCCGTCACACCTCCTCGACCGAGCTGGGCTCGCGCCGGGACAGGTCGATTCCGAGCTCCTCGGCCGCGCGGAAGACGTCCTCGTCGGACTCCTTCATCTCGATCGCGGTGCCCTCGCTGTTGAGGACCTCCACGTTCAGGCAGAGGGACTGCATCTCCTTGATGAGCACCTTGAAGGACTCGGGGATGCCGGGCTCGGGGATGTTGTCGCCCTTGACGATGGCCTCGTACACCTTCACGCGGCCCTGGACGTCGTCGGACTTGATCGTCAGCAGCTCCTGGAGGGCGTAGGCGGCGCCGTACGCCTCGAGTGCCCACACCTCCATCTCACCGAAGCGCTGGCCACCGAACTGCGCCTTACCACCGAGCGGCTGCTGGGTGATCATGGAGTACGGGCCGGTGCTGCGGGCGTGGATCTTGTCGTCCACGAGGTGGTGCAGCTTGAGGATGTACATGTAGCCGACCGACACCGGCTCCGGGAACGGCTCGCCGGAGCGGCCGTCGAAGAGCCGGGCCTTGCCCGAGCCGTCGATGAGGCGGACGTCGTCGCGCGTCTTGAGCGTGGAGTCGAGCAGACCCACGATCTCGTCCTCGCGCACACCGTCGAACACCGGGGAGGCGACGCGGGTGCCGGCCGGGGCCTGGCGCGCGTCCTCGGGGATGAGCCTGGCCCACTCCGGGTTCTCCGCGATCTCCCAGCCGCGGCTGGCTGCCCAGCCGAGGTGGAGCTCGAGGATCTGGCCGACGTTCATACGACCGGGGACACCGAGCGGGTTGAGCACGACGTCGACGGGCGTGCCGTCCTCGAGGAACGGCATGTCCTCGACCGGGAGGATCTTGGAGATGACGCCCTTGTTGCCGTGGCGGCCGGCCAGCTTGTCACCGTCGGTGATCTTGCGCTTGTTGGCCACGTAGACGCGCACCAGCTGGTTCACGCCCGGGGGCAGGTCGTCGCCCTCGTCCTTGTCGAAGACCTTGACGCCGATGACGGTGCCGGTCTCGCCGTGGGGCACCTTGAGGGAGGTGTCGCGGACCTCGCGGGCCTTCTCGCCGAAGATGGCGCGCAGCAGGCGCTCCTCCGGGGTCAGCTCGGTCTCGCCCTTGGGCGTGACCTTGCCGACGAGCAGGTCGCCGTCGCGGACCTCGGCGCCGATGCGGATGATGCCGCGCTCGTCGAGGTCGGCCAGCACGTCCTCGGAGACGTTCGGGATGTCCCGGGTGATCTCCTCGGGGCCGAGCTTGGTGTCACGGGCGTCGACCTCGTGCTCCTCGATGTGGATCGAGGAGAGGACGTCGTCCTGCACCAGGCGCTGGCTGAGGATGATCGCGTCCTCGTAGTTGTGGCCCTCCCACGGCATGAACGCCACGAGCAGGTTGCGCCCGAGCGCCATCTCGCCACCGTCGGTGGCGGGACCGTCGGCGATGACGCCGCCGGCCTCGACCCGGTCGCCCTCGTTGACGACGACGACCTGGTTGTAGGAGGTGCCCTGGTTGGAGCGCGCGAACTTGGCGATCCGGTAGGTGCGGGTCGAGCCGTCGTCACCGGCGACGGTGACGAGGTCGGCGGAGACCTCGGTGACCACACCGGCGACCTCGGCCCGGACGACGTCGCCGGAGTCGAGGGCGGCGCGGTACTCCATGCCGGTGCCGACCAGGGGCGCCTCGGACTTGACCAGCGGCACCGCCTGGCGCTGCATGTTCGAGCCCATGAGCGCGCGGTTGGCGTCGTCGTGCTCGAGGAACGGGATCAGCGCGGTCGCGGCCGACACCATCTGGCGGGCCGAGACGTCCATGAAGTCGACGTCCTCACCCGGGATGTAGTCGACCTCGCCGCCCTTGGTGCGGACCAGGACGCGCTCGTCGGTGAAGTTGCCCTCGGCGTCGATGACGGCGTTGGCCTGCGCGATGACGTGCCGGTCCTCCTCGTCGGCGGACAGGTAGTGGATCTCGTCGGTGACGCGACCGTTCACGACCTTGCGGTACGGCGTCTCGATGAAGCCGAACGCGTTGATCCGCCCGTAGGACGCCAGCGAGCCGATGAGGCCGATGTTCGGGCCCTCAGGGGTCTCGATCGGGCACATGCGGCCGTAGTGCGACGGGTGGACGTCACGGACCTCCATGCCGGCGCGGTCACGGGACAGACCACCCGGGCCGAGGGCCGACAGACGCCGCTTGTGCGTCAGGCCCGCGAGCGGGTTGTTCTGGTCCATGAACTGCGACAGCTGCGAGGTGCCGAAGAACTCCTTGATCGAGGCCACCACGGGGCGGATGTTGATCAGGGTCTGCGGCGTGATCGCCTCGACGTCCTGCGTGGTCATGCGCTCGCGGACGACGCGCTCCATGCGGGACAGGCCGGTGCGGACCTGGTTCTGGATCAGCTCGCCGACGTTGCGCAGGCGGCGGTTGCCGAAGTGGTCGATGTCGTCGACCTCGACCACGACCTCCTCGCCGTTCTTGCCCGTGAGGGTGGACTCACCGGCGTGCAGGGCGACGAGGTACTTGATGGTGGCGACGATGTCGTCGACCGACAGCACCGACTCCGACAGCGCACCGGGCACACCCAGCTTGCGGTCGATCTTGTAGCGACCGACCTTGGCCAGGTCGTAGCGCTTGGTGTTGAAGTAGAGGTTGTCCAGAAGGGTCTGGGCGGCCTCACGGGTCGGCGGCTCGCCCGGGCGCAGCTTGCGGTAGATGTCGAGCAGCGCGTCGTCCTGGCCGGCCGTGTGGTCCTTCTCCAGGGTGAGGCGCATCGACTCGTAGTCGCCGAACTCCTCGAGGATGTCGGCCTCGGTCATGCCGAGGGCCTTGAGGAGCACCGTGACCGACTGCTTGCGCTTGCGGTCGACGCGGACGCCGACCATGTCGCGCTTGTCGATCTCGAACTCGAGCCAGGCGCCACGGCTCGGGATGACCTTGGCGGTGTAGACGTCCTTGTCGGAGGTCTTGTCCGGGGTGCGCTCGAAGTAGACGCCCGGGCTGCGGACCAGCTGGGAGACGACGACGCGCTCAGTGCCGTTGATGATGAAGGTGCCGCGCTCGGTCATGAGCGGGAAGTCGCCCATGAAGACCGTCTGGCTCTTGATCTCACCGGTGGTGGTGTTCATGAACTCCGCCGTGACGAACAGCGGGGCGGAGTAGGTCTGGTCCCGCTCCTTGCACTCCTCGATGGAGTACTTGACCTCCTCGAAGCGGTGGTCACGGAACGACAGCGACATGGAGCCGCTGAAGTCCTCGATGGGCGAGATCTCCTCGAAGATCTCCTCGAGGCCCGAGCGGTCGGGGACGTCGCCCCGGCCCTCGGCCTTCGCCTCGGCGACCCGGGCCTGCCAGCGCTCGTTGCCGAGGAGCCAGTCGAAGCTCTCGGTCTGGAGAGCCAGGAGGTCGGGGACCTCGAGGGGTTCGCGGATCTTCGCGAAGGACAGACGGCCGGAAGCCGTCCGTGCGGTGGACACAGTCTGAGTCGCGTTGCGCGAGGCAGCCAAGGAGGGGTCCTTCCACGGGCCTTGTGTTGAAACCGATGCCGCGCCGACCACCATGTCGGCCACGAGGAGCACCGGCCACGGATCCGTGCCGGAGGGCACGGCGAAGGGCTGGTGTCGATGGGGTCGGCGAAAGAGGGCAGCGCAAAGGATGAGCATAGACCCACGAGGGCAGGACTGTCCAACCGTGTCCAGCCGGTTTCCACCAGGGCTGTCGACGGGGGTCTCGCCGAGGCCGCAAGCCCCGGGTTCGGATCGACGCAGACGATGGTGACGGGCGAATGCCTCGACGTCAAGGGGAACGGGCGGCGTGGCGTGCAGACCGCGCCCCGGAACGCCGGCGACGACGCCCCCGAGGGGACGTCGTCGCAGGTCAGGCGGGGTGTTGCGGCAGGGTCAGGCGCGGTGCGGCGGCGGGGTCAGAAGGCGTCGACCTTGCTCACCAGCCAGCGGTCACCGACCTTCGTCATGGTCGCGATCACCCGGTTCTGGTCGACCACGGGCTGCTTCTGGTCGGCACCGACCCGCGCCTGGTTGACGAACGCCAGCACCTTCACTGTGGTCGGCGAGGAGCTCATGACGCCCACGTCCGAGACCTTGGCCTGCACGACGGTCTGGTTCTTGACCGCCATCGGCTTGATGGTCTTGTCCATGGCGCTGGTGAACTCGCCCTTGAAGGACCCCGTGAGCAGGCCCTCGACCTGGGCGGCCTGCCCGTCGATGGTTTTGTAGTTGTAGCTGAGCAGCTGCTCCACCGAGGTCCTGGCCTGGCTGGCCGCTGCCCGGTCGGCCCGGTCCTGGGCGCCGCCGTCCTGCAGCGTCAGGCCCAGCACGACCCCCAGGGCTGCGAGGCTCGCCACGAGCACGGCCACAGGGGCCACCCAGCGGCGCCGACCCCCCGGGGTGGCAGCGGCCTCGGCGGGCAGGGCAGCGCGCACGTCCGCACGGTCCTGCCGTCCGGAGCGCAGGGCGGCCCAGCGCTCCCGGGCACCGCGCGCGGCTGGCGGCTCCTGCGCCTCGCGTGCTGCCTGTGCGCCCGGGACCTGCCGGTCCCGCGTCTCCGACAGCGGCGGAGCCGTCAGGGAGGTGCGCGGGCGCCCCCGCTCCCCCGCGATCCGACGTCGGGGCGCGGTCCTGGTGTCAGCCGACGAACTCAAGGTTCTCCACCTTCCACGTCTCGCCGACCTTCCGCAGGTCCAGGCGCATCCGGTACGTCTTGGTCTCGCCGGCCGGCACGGCCGTGTTCTTCGTGGGGGCGACGACGCCAACGAGGGCGACGGCCGAGTCCCGGTCGCCGGAGACCAGCGCGGCCTCCGAGCGCTGCACGGTGGAGACCGTCTTGTTGGCGACCAGGACCTTCTTCAGCTCGTCCACCGACGACGAGTAGCTCTTGAGGAACTCCCCCGTCGCCCCGGCCCGCACGCGCGCGGTGTCGGCGTCGACCTTCTGGTAGTCGACCGTGACGAAGTTGATGGCGAGCTGGCGGGCCGCGGCCGTCGCGGCGGCGTGCGCCTCGTCGGTCTGCCGCGCGGCATACCACTCGCGGCCCGAGGTGGCCGCGAGCACGACGGCGGCGACCAGGACCACGGCGGCG is drawn from Phycicoccus sp. M110.8 and contains these coding sequences:
- the fusA gene encoding elongation factor G; translated protein: MALDVLTDLKKVRNIGIMAHIDAGKTTTTERILFYTGVNHKIGETHDGASTTDWMEQEKERGITITSAAVTSFWEGTQINIIDTPGHVDFTVEVERSLRVLDGAVAVFDGKEGVEPQSETVWRQADKYDVPRIAFVNKMDKLGADFYFTVQTIKDRLGAEPLVMQLPIGSENDFIGVVDLLYMRALVWPGDAKGDVTMGAKYEIQEIPADLQAKAEEYRNHIVERVAESDDELMEKYLGGEELSIDELKAGIRKLTVTSELYPIFCGSAFKNRGVQPMLDAVVDYLPSPLDVPAMKGHKPGDESVEMTREPSKEAPFSALAFKVAAHPFFGTLTFIRVYSGRVAAGSQVVNSTKGKKERIGKLFQMHANKENPVDEALAGHIYAAIGLKDTTTGDTLCDPNEQIVLESMTFPEPVIQVAIEPKTKGDQEKLSTAIQKLSAEDPTFQVHLDEETGQTIIAGMGELHLDILVDRMKREFKVEANVGKPQVAYRETIRRTVEKLDYTHKKQTGGSGQFAKVQISLEPLDTTESGELYEFENKVTGGRVPREYIPSVDAGIQDAMQYGVLAGYPLVGIRATLLDGAYHDVDSSEMAFKIAGSMALKEAVRKADPVLLEPMMAVEVRTPEDYMGDVIGDINSRRGQIQGMEDISGAKVVRGLVPLSEMFGYVGDLRSKTQGRASFSMEFDSYAEVPKAVAEEIIKKTRGE
- the rpsG gene encoding 30S ribosomal protein S7, producing the protein MPRKGPAPKRPLVVDPVYQSPLVTALVNKILLDGKKSIAETIVYGALEGCREKTGSDPVVTLKRALDNIRPTLEVKSRRVGGATYQVPVEVKPNRATTLALRWMVGYSRQRREKTMTERLMNEILDASNGLGAAVKRREDTHKMAESNKAFAHYRW
- the rpsL gene encoding 30S ribosomal protein S12; translated protein: MPTINQLVRKGRQDKVTKTKTPALKGSPQRRGVCTRVYTTTPKKPNSALRKVARVRLTSGIEVTAYIPGVGHNLQEHSIVLVRGGRVKDLPGVRYKIIRGSLDTQGVKNRKQARSRYGAKMEKK
- a CDS encoding DNA-directed RNA polymerase subunit beta' is translated as MLDVNFFDELRIGLATAEDIRQWSHGEVKKPETINYRTLKPEKEGLFCERIFGPTRDWECNCGKYKRVRFKGIICERCGVEVTRAKVRRERMGHIELAAPVTHIWYFKGVPSRLGYLLDLAPKDLEKVIYFAAYMITSVDEEQRHKDLPSLEAQIEVEKKEFENKRDSDIDTRAKKLEADLAELEAEGAKADARRKVRESAEREMNQIRKRADQQIERLEQVWDRFKNLKVQDLEGDEILYREMRDRFGLYFEGGMGAAAIQKRLETFDLEAEAELLREIIATGKGQKKTRALKRLKVVTAFQATSNKPAGMVLDAVPVIPPDLRPMVQLDGGRFATSDLNDLYRRVINRNNRLKRLLDLGAPEIIVNNEKRMLQEAVDSLFDNGRRGRPVTGPGNRPLKSLSDMLKGKQGRFRQNLLGKRVDYSGRSVIVVGPQLKLHQCGLPKQMALELFKPFVMKRLVDLDHAQNIKSAKRMVERARPVVWDVLEEVITEHPVLLNRAPTLHRLGIQAFEPQLVEGKAIQIHPLVCTAFNADFDGDQMAVHVPLSAEAQAEARILMLSSNNILKPADGRPVTMPTQDMIIGLYHLTSEVENGKGSGRAFASVSEARMAFDAGELELGSVVKIRLLDVVPVPGTELPEGVEANEQGQVASLVVETTLGRALFNQTLPVDYPFVNAVVDKKRLSSIVNDLAERYSKVQVAASLDALKDYGFHWATRSGTTVAISDVVTPPRKGEILEGYETKATKVQTQYERGLITDDERRQELIEIWTQATNEVAKEMESNLPKTNTIFKMVSSGARGNWMQLRQIAGMRGLVSNPKGDIIPRPIRANFREGLSVLEFFISTHGSRKGLADTALRTADSGYLTRRLVDVSQDVIIREDDCGTERGLTMPIARKTADGALVEHDDVETSVYARTLAADVVKDGQTLAEAGIDLGDVVIDALVAAGVEEVKVRSVLTCESRVGTCAACYGRSLATGKLVDIGEAVGIIAAQSIGEPGTQLTMRTFHTGGVAGDDITQGLPRVVELFEARTPKGVAPIAEASGRVSIEDTDKTRRIMLTPDDGSEEHAYPVSKRARLLVQDGEHVEVGAQLTQGSIDPKQVLRILGPRAVQMHLVDEVQHVYRQQGVSIHDKHIEVIVRQMLRRITIIESGDAELLPGELAERGRFEEENRRVVSEGGRPASGRPELMGITKASLATDSWLSAASFQETTRVLTEAAMNAKSDPLLGLKENVILGKLIPAGTGLPRYRNIKVEPTEEAKAAMYSMPNYEYDYPVFGPGSGEAIRLDDAELGLD
- the rpoB gene encoding DNA-directed RNA polymerase subunit beta → MAASRNATQTVSTARTASGRLSFAKIREPLEVPDLLALQTESFDWLLGNERWQARVAEAKAEGRGDVPDRSGLEEIFEEISPIEDFSGSMSLSFRDHRFEEVKYSIEECKERDQTYSAPLFVTAEFMNTTTGEIKSQTVFMGDFPLMTERGTFIINGTERVVVSQLVRSPGVYFERTPDKTSDKDVYTAKVIPSRGAWLEFEIDKRDMVGVRVDRKRKQSVTVLLKALGMTEADILEEFGDYESMRLTLEKDHTAGQDDALLDIYRKLRPGEPPTREAAQTLLDNLYFNTKRYDLAKVGRYKIDRKLGVPGALSESVLSVDDIVATIKYLVALHAGESTLTGKNGEEVVVEVDDIDHFGNRRLRNVGELIQNQVRTGLSRMERVVRERMTTQDVEAITPQTLINIRPVVASIKEFFGTSQLSQFMDQNNPLAGLTHKRRLSALGPGGLSRDRAGMEVRDVHPSHYGRMCPIETPEGPNIGLIGSLASYGRINAFGFIETPYRKVVNGRVTDEIHYLSADEEDRHVIAQANAVIDAEGNFTDERVLVRTKGGEVDYIPGEDVDFMDVSARQMVSAATALIPFLEHDDANRALMGSNMQRQAVPLVKSEAPLVGTGMEYRAALDSGDVVRAEVAGVVTEVSADLVTVAGDDGSTRTYRIAKFARSNQGTSYNQVVVVNEGDRVEAGGVIADGPATDGGEMALGRNLLVAFMPWEGHNYEDAIILSQRLVQDDVLSSIHIEEHEVDARDTKLGPEEITRDIPNVSEDVLADLDERGIIRIGAEVRDGDLLVGKVTPKGETELTPEERLLRAIFGEKAREVRDTSLKVPHGETGTVIGVKVFDKDEGDDLPPGVNQLVRVYVANKRKITDGDKLAGRHGNKGVISKILPVEDMPFLEDGTPVDVVLNPLGVPGRMNVGQILELHLGWAASRGWEIAENPEWARLIPEDARQAPAGTRVASPVFDGVREDEIVGLLDSTLKTRDDVRLIDGSGKARLFDGRSGEPFPEPVSVGYMYILKLHHLVDDKIHARSTGPYSMITQQPLGGKAQFGGQRFGEMEVWALEAYGAAYALQELLTIKSDDVQGRVKVYEAIVKGDNIPEPGIPESFKVLIKEMQSLCLNVEVLNSEGTAIEMKESDEDVFRAAEELGIDLSRREPSSVEEV